GCTTTAAGCACCTTCGAATAATACTCAACCACCTTGTCGGTCTTCGGAATATGCTCCTTCGCAGTCGCGACAGAGCAGAAGTGCACTGCCCATTTTGCTAAGAGAGGGAACTTCGCCTCGTCAATGAGTTTAATATCTGATATCTTTTCTATCGCCTTCACCCAGCCCAGAAAGCTTCCGAAAGCGATGTCGAGATAGCCAATATTGTCTCCACCGAAGAAGGGCTTCcctttgaagtttttcttataAGCCTCTTCTAGTAAACTGAGTCCTGCGAAGGATTGCTCTATAGCTTCtgctttctctttttcatcTTTGACTTTTATAATCTTTATTGTAGCAGAAAACCACTGCatatatagaaagaaaatatacaAGAAAACTTCATGAAGTTTTTGATTTATTACAAAATATCGCAAAATAACTCACAGCATAAAGTAAGTTAGAATTGAAAAGTTATATATGGGATAAAGTAATATACCACTGCCTGATATCCTGTAATTGAGACTTGAATCCCTATCCTTTCCCAAATCTATGGTCATCCCTTACCATTGGATTGGCTTTATGGGTCAATATTCGTatgttatataaatatacagTATTTACAAATATGACATTTTCATAAACGAAATCACTAAACTTTTCTCTCTAATGCAAATGATTTAGTCCAATATTCTTTTCACTATCCTTTAACATCCAGCAACCGGTTTGTGTTTAGCTATATTATTTTAGAATCTGTTGACCTACTCAATCAAATATAATTTCCGATGAAGCATAAGTAGGACCaaacaaatccaaaatctagaaTAACATACCTTGTCGTCAATATAGACAGCCCAAAAGCGCGCGATGGCACGTTCGTATGGATCCGAGGGAAGGATCGCAGGCCCAACTCCGGCCCAAACTTCGTCGATGTATTGGACGATGATCGCGGACTCGCAAATGGGCTGATCCTTGTGGATCAAAACCGGCACCTTCTTGTACACAGGGTTTGATTTGAGGAGGAGCTCACTCTTATTTTCCCGAAGCTGTTGTTCCAGATACTCGTAGCTCACCCCCTTGAGTCCTAAAGCAATTTTAACTCTAATCGCGTAGGGACTTGCCCACGTTCCTAAGAGTTTCACTTCATCTCCCGACACTGCCATATTATATGGGAAATAGTTTTCTTACAAAATGCAATCGTTGAGTAAACAACTATATGGAGACGGGCTACAAATTTGCTGTGGCTTCGGTGTTTATGATGATGTGGGTATTTATAGGGAGTCATGAGAGGAGTAGTTGGTTAAGTGAGGAATTGCGTAGGGTATGACGTTGTTGAATGGTGCAAgagattaatttggtataacACTTTGGGTTTAGTCAGTGCCTTTAATGATTTGTTTTCgttcacaaattaattaatttttaaaaattaaaaaatatatataaagagagagtcCGTTTACNAATTCAATAATCACGTAAATCTAAAAGCCAAAAATTTACTTCTAAATATCTCAATTTTATTATCATCAAGATATTCCAATTCAAAAAATACCATGATTTAAGGGGTGGAAttcaaagggatagatctaacgtgGGAAACTTACAAGAACCAAGTGTTAGGTGTTTTCggattctctctttctctctctctctctctctctctctctctctctatatatatatatatatatatatggactttaattggatttttttttttttctgagagataggtagcacgctatccgcttcatttatttcattttgaaataaacttagctgaaaatatgaatcaactactAGGTGTTTATAAGGttttcaccgttaaatttaattattttgactagtttaatcttttaaattatgATATTCCACTATATAACTACGTACTTAACCTTATACGACTGCTATTATTCTAATTCTATAAATCTTCATTTAAAGATCGAAAACCTACAAACgctaataatttagaaaaataccATGATTTAAGGGGTGGAATTTAAATGGATAGATCTAATGTGGGAAACTTACAAGAACCAAGTGTTAAGTGTTTtcggattctctctctctatatatatatatcgacttTAATTGGATGTTAAAATGAAATATCTaatgatatataatttatttcgtATGAAAACTTTCTTGTAATATTGATGCTAATAGTTTAACTTATATTGCCTAAGCGATATTGAAGCTTGTAATTTTGTAGCATAATATATTCACCTatgaagtaatttttttattttaaaaaaaacttaaaagaaaggagaaaaattcgaataaaatatttatgtatttaaaTTGAAGATAATAGTTTAAAAGAGCAATATTTTAGAGACTAGCAGCTCTTACTTCTATTTTACCTAAAATCTTGAAAATGTTATAAACGGATCAGAAAATTGATATGCACGACTATtgtattaagtttttttttttttttttttttttttttttcagccgcACAAGGCTCCGTtgtctcacccatgtagcttaattcacttgtttaatgaatgaagcgaatagcgtgctattcattactcaaaaaaaaaaaaaaaaaattaagatcatTCATCACATACAATGAGTCAATTCGTCATTGCTGATGTGCACTAGTTTGctatatattatttagtcaatgaggagtaaatatttttctattaatatatattttttttaagagaatgagagaaattttcttttgactTACTctgcttggagaagaagaaaatgagtaACTGCGAAGATGTCGCCACTGCTGTCGTTAGCTAATCGATCTCGCCCTCataatttaaacatttttattacGAGCATTGAAGCTTTGCTGGATGCTTTAGTTTTGACCATAAATTTTAGGgctaattacttatatattcctgaaaaattttcgactttcttatttatccctcttataaggctaatattaaaaatactattttcacGTTCtaaactatttcaaatatacctctatagttaaaatctgttaatgaactctgttatctgtataaaattactattttgtcatttcaaatatactcttccacCATTaccgactttttttatttgtcttttaagttaggggcacaaaaagtattttgacttttaatcttttcaaatatacccctctatggtcaccaatattttttatttgctcttaagttaaggacaaaattagtattttaattttttttaactgtggtagataatTAACTCACGTTaaactcaagttaacttaacgggtgataactataggaatatttgagaataacggaggaacatatgaggggtatattggaaagaaaaaaaaaaggataaatgagatatttttgaaggtttgagagatatataggtaattattccTAAATTTTAGACCTAACTGTGAAAGTCTTTCTTGCTCTTTTAAgccatattttatttatcttccGATTAATTGAGCTTCCGTACTTCCGTAGGTTTTCGGATTTTTGATAAAGATTTATAGAATTTTTGATAATCGTTGTTCTCTAGGATTGAGCACGGGGTTGGTGGAATagcacaatttaaaaaatagaattggttaaaataataaaaaacttagaAATGCCAAATGcttagtgcttttaaaagcaccacaGACAAACTCTCTTCCCAtactaaaaattatatcaattatTTCCCTACATTTATCTATTTTAAGATGGTTCCTAAATTTAGAGTAGCTAGCTTATTAAATGGTATAACTTTACTAAAATGAGTTGGTTATTCTATATCTCAAAATCTATCAAACTCAcaactaaaaaaatagataaaagcaatatcatagtttactaatttgtgttgaatatatttaattaaatttatatgattGTACCTTATTAATTGTAACTAATTTTATCtaacaatttatttttacaaagtttaCTACTGAATTCAACAATtatcttaaaaattttttatttatttgaaataatgaTAAAGTGTAGGAAAAAATTGATGCAAGTTTTAATATAGGGGTAACTGAGACAAGAGCTAAAGTGCGAGGGAtttgtttatataatttagcttaaattttataaaaaatactaTCTGTACACCCCTCACACGCATGCAAATCTTACATCCTACCCCTCGTAGGGTGCAAATTTTGCACCCTTGCATCAAATAGCGTATAAAACCCCTCTTGCACCCTTGCATCGATATGAGCTTCGGGTGACCACattgctttatggcaaggagaccaTAAGTGTGGAGGCGGTCACGACGGCGCTTCTCTCGAAAGAAatgcggaagatgactcagAAGTCCGGCTTGCAGAGCCGGGATACTGCTATAGTGGTGAGAGCGAAGAAGGAGGCGACAACATCAACGATTGGAGATTGACAGAAGAAGCCGCTATCCGAGGTAGAGTATTTTTACTGTCACAGGAAAGGACATATTAAGCGAAACTGTCGAAAATTTCAGAATGATCTGAAGGAGTTGAAGCGGCAGAAGGAGAAAACTTTCATGAACCAAAATGTGACAGTGTCAGCGACGGCGCAGGCggcagtgtcacgccccgaatt
This genomic interval from Ananas comosus cultivar F153 linkage group 8, ASM154086v1, whole genome shotgun sequence contains the following:
- the LOC109714570 gene encoding glutathione S-transferase U17-like — protein: MAVSGDEVKLLGTWASPYAIRVKIALGLKGVSYEYLEQQLRENKSELLLKSNPVYKKVPVLIHKDQPICESAIIVQYIDEVWAGVGPAILPSDPYERAIARFWAVYIDDKWFSATIKIIKVKDEKEKAEAIEQSFAGLSLLEEAYKKNFKGKPFFGGDNIGYLDIAFGSFLGWVKAIEKISDIKLIDEAKFPLLAKWAVHFCSVATAKEHIPKTDKVVEYYSKVLKALWNA